The following are encoded in a window of Variovorax paradoxus genomic DNA:
- a CDS encoding FadR/GntR family transcriptional regulator: MAQTTAGNPEVQKTTADHPAGSAAFVGRPRQRARGLAHGLVEDLGEKIRSQSLRPGDKLPTESAIMQAYGVSRTVVREALSKLQAGGLVETLHGVGTFVLQPRPGGMGGVFRLDPGEIATSVDVLAVLELRISLETESAGLAASRRTDEQLVAMRQALDAFEQNVKVGGDTVAPDFAFHLEIAQSTGNPYFADIMRHLGTTIIPRTRISAIRVQDGTYLSRVNREHEEIYAAIARRDPESARAAMRIHLTNSRERLRMAQEAAQQQKAKAEAAGNGAASSDHTPSR, translated from the coding sequence ATGGCCCAAACGACTGCGGGTAATCCCGAGGTTCAGAAAACGACCGCCGACCATCCGGCGGGAAGCGCCGCCTTCGTCGGGCGGCCGCGCCAACGTGCGCGCGGCCTGGCGCACGGGCTGGTGGAAGACCTGGGCGAGAAGATCCGCAGCCAGTCGCTGCGGCCGGGCGACAAGCTGCCCACCGAGTCGGCCATCATGCAAGCCTATGGCGTGAGCCGCACCGTGGTGCGCGAGGCGCTGTCGAAGCTGCAGGCGGGCGGGCTGGTCGAGACGCTGCACGGCGTGGGCACCTTCGTGCTGCAGCCGCGCCCGGGCGGCATGGGCGGGGTGTTTCGCCTCGATCCCGGCGAGATCGCGACCTCGGTCGACGTGCTCGCCGTGCTCGAGCTGCGCATCAGCCTGGAGACCGAATCCGCCGGGCTGGCCGCGAGCCGGCGCACTGACGAGCAGCTGGTCGCGATGCGCCAGGCGCTCGATGCGTTCGAGCAGAACGTCAAGGTGGGCGGCGACACCGTCGCGCCCGATTTCGCTTTCCACCTGGAGATTGCGCAGTCGACCGGCAACCCCTATTTCGCCGACATCATGCGGCACCTGGGCACGACGATCATTCCGCGCACGCGCATCAGCGCGATCCGCGTGCAGGACGGCACCTACCTGAGCCGCGTGAACCGCGAGCACGAAGAAATCTATGCGGCCATTGCGCGTCGCGACCCCGAGTCGGCACGCGCCGCGATGCGCATCCACCTGACCAACAGCCGCGAGCGGCTGCGCATGGCGCAGGAAGCTGCGCAACAGCAAAAAGCCAAGGCGGAGGCGGCCGGCAACGGCGCCGCCTCGTCCGACCACACCCCTTCGCGCTGA